The DNA segment tatttattatttttcctactttgaaTTTGTATAACTTTGGTTATGGTAGGACCATTCAACAATTAAGAGCTTCAGCCAGTCCTCCAAATATACTGACGCCAATGGTACCATCAAACTCTTGAACGGACATGTcatgcataacatgaacgatGTAGACATAATCCGTATCACTTTGGATGAGCATATATTTGGAAgagacaaatttatttatttaggccGCGATGATCTAATCCAATATTGTAATATGGTTGAAATAGGCTACATGTGTATTTTGACATACATTGCGTAAGTATTAGTCATCTAAGTTCACTCATGTATACTTTGTTTCAtgttaaataataacttttactttgtttaggtATCTTTGGGATGAATGTGGTCATGATATTACAAAGAAGGGTTTTATAATTGATCGAGCTAGAATATCGCCACACGTGAAGTCTCAAGATATTTGATCCAAAAATTTAGCCAATCAACTAGAATTGGCTAATTTAGACCAATTAGTCCTTATTCCATATAACACAGAATAAGTAAATACAAGTTCttatgttatttttaattttcattatacaCGTACTAATATAAcaaaattgttgcttattatagttatcattggatattgattgtaatcaatctacaagaaaattgtgtttatgttttggactcTCTTCGAAGTAAGATCTaagaggattttcatggagttataaatatgtaagtgtaattgaactttcttagctcttaattgaagtaCTTATGTTGaactaatgttttcaaactatttagtggattgaaaacatggcaagccaagcacgatctccaacatcatcggtcttctccaaaatggaaacctgtaaaggtaaatttacattcatttttttaacaatCTATGTTCATTCGAacataagaataattgttttcaacttctttatatgcaGTGCCCCCGTCAATTAGATTCTGTAGGATGCGGGTACTATATGCAAAAGTATATATacgaaatagtgcataatcctactactcccattactagccttgtacgtaaattatttattttttatatactaactttaatttaataaatggatgtaaacttatgttgaatttatctttttttttttcctctttgtagttcaatacaaaaaatgCATATACCCAAGAAGAGATTGACGTAATTCGAACTCAATTGGCAAGTTTTATTGTCtgatttgtgtaaggatgtaattcttgtttttttgtctcaatagaatgtaaatgctaacttagaatgaatgcaaatttatctaaccatgatttgtttattggaaGATTTATCTATAATATTTTTGGTTAATGGGGTATTTGGTGTTaagtattcatggaattagtactaattgatatttgtgaatgagagaaatgatggcttggtgtaagtattctatgaaagtctgttaTTGTTCTACAAATGTTGGTGATTAGtgtttttatttcatatttgatgagtatatgtaatggattggaaatattaattcttgtttgtggataaattcataggtggaagacagaTATTGATGGCTTGCcatgcaaatttttttatactttttaataaaaaaataatgatggacatttcctgacccaacaccagacatataatgtcgtttttaactttttgaccgaaaaaatggattcgacaatggaattttaaaaaaacagacaataattgataaaatggaCAGATTCTAGGCTTCAATATTGGTTTAAATGGCTTCATTTGATTCTTGGGcttcagttgcaaccgacattaaagagagtgttattaaagccctttaatgtcagtttaaaactgatattaaagacaaccgacattaaagggctttaataacactatctttaatgtcggttgtcaaccgacattaaagccctaaaccgacattaaagcccaaaattcttcaAGTGGATGGAAAATAAAgtcaaattttagttttcaaaatgttacatttttgcTAATGAgtaattttgagtttagttttgattttgtcTCTAATTTCAAAAtggtacattttttttattgggtCTTGGGTTTcaatattttgaattatatagCAGCTTAACCATTGGAATTTGCCAcgtaatttttgtaattatgcCTTCTTCTAATTCTAATAGTAAAGTCAATTATTTCACAATACAAGAACACAAAATACACCAATGACGAATATGGATCACATTAATTAAACTTGATCATCCTCAAGTTTCACAATTATTTACCTTTTCCAAACTTAATTATAGTTTTTTTGTGATGATACATTAATTATACAAATGCCCTTTAACATTTATTACTTCAAGTTCACATATATTATCAACGAGTTTCCAATCAAACCTTAAATCAGATAGTCCCTAAATAGAGTAATATATAGAAACTAGTGGGTGATCTTGAAGTGGGAGATTTGAATGTTTTCAACATTAAGTTTCTTGAAGTTACTGCGTTTTCTGTTGGCAAGGAATTTCCCATAAGTGAAAGATTTGTATTTGAGAGGGTTTTGGGGATTAATGAGCTCTTCTAAAGGCTCAATAATGGTGGAATGAGATGGGTTGAAGAAGAAGGCAATGGAATATCTTTCCTTTTTGCTGTTTACCATAGCCCTATGCTCCACACTCTCATACTTCTCATTGCTCCAAACCTATTAGTATAAAAGAGTGAtttgtattttaattgaaatttgcTTCTAAACAAGTTAATTCGAACATAATTTAGGggataaaatatcatatatataaaatggTATTACTACATACCTGAGTAATATCACCAACATTCACGACGTAAGAATCGGGTACAGGTTTGACTCGAACCCACTCTCCATCTCTCTTCCTTTTCACTTCTAGTCCTCCGACATCGTCTTGAGCGAGCACCGTCAAGACGCTGGGGTCCTTATGGCGGCCGACACCGAGTGCCAGCTCCGGGGATGGGCACGATGGATAGTGATTTAGTCTCACAAAACTTGTTTGCTCTTTGAAGTAATCTCGAAACCTTTTTGCTGGCAATCCCAAGCTAACGGCGATCAGTTCCATTAATTTGTGGCCAAGTTTCTCTAACTCTTCAACATATTCCTCACAAGCCTCCCTGCTCAATCATGTCAATCTCAAAATAggtaaaattataagttttgtCTCGATTTAATCCTAGTTGAGAATGTGTTTCAACAGacttctagtttttttttttttttttttttattaatgttagttgaattttttttaagttaagtccgatttaataaccatttggtttttagtttttgtttttaaaaattaagcctatttcatccCAATTTTTCaatgatttacatatttttttaagtataataattgaattcttagtcaaatttcaaaaacaataactttttgaaaactaacatttggcttagttttttaaactagcgaaaggtagataacaaaaaaataaattgggaGGTGGAAGTTattcataaacttaattttcaaaaataaaaacaaaaaacaaaatggttagcAAGCGGAGCTTTAATACAAGTCATAGTTGTATCatttaagaataaaaatgatTGGTAATATTAGAATTACAAAATTAACCGTACATTTCATAAACACCAAAGTAAGACACTATTCAACAAAATTCCTTGGAATTGCTTACGACaaaatttctaaattataaGGGTCAAATAAATAttaggattgttttcaaatataagaaaataaaccaaaatatttataaatataacaaaatttctttatttatttgtgatAGACTGCTATTTTGTGATAGACTACTCTTTCGtgatagacacaaatagtagTCCATCATagatttgttatttaaaataattttcttaaatactataatataaatttataatttaatttaaaatttcgaccttctttttttcttttaagttaaACACCGTGTGGAGGTAGAAGACTTAAATTTTTGGCAACAATAATGTGATACCATAACTAGTTGAAGAataatcaaaaatcaaaatgcacaataaaaaataaaaaataaataaataaataacttgttGCATTTTAGATTTGTAACTAGTTTTGATAATTggatatttttctaaaaaaaactgTTTTGGATATTTTTAATATGCTGTATTTAGATATTTTGGGTATAATCTACTTTAGTATTAGTATTTGAGACTTGAGTATTTGATCTATAAAAGATTTTAAATGTTAGTTTGTGAGGTTTTGAAAATGGTTATCCCTTGGTTTAACTGACTAACAAAAATTGGCGTTGCATTGTTGATGTGGTCATTTTAATTGATGTGACAATGttttttagatttatattattttatattatgttgtgatctttttcttattttttaaatctttttattGTTCTCCTCTATTtcctcaatttatttattttctcgtcCATGGAAGAATGTGTAACTTTAACCGAcatttcatcaacaactttttgttcttcttttcttctattcTTTTAATGGTAATGGCTAGAAGTGATAATCGATACGATTTTCTCAACTTTGAGACCAATCGATAACTAAATCGAATTGATTGGTTTTATAAAATGGGAAATTGAATAGAGCAAAATTTtgctttaatcaaattaaaatttgacatattctttttacaaaaaaaaaaattggatattttcttttctttttgtttagataataataattgataatttgtaaacaacaaacctaAATGCATCatactatttaaaatattaaaagtaataaaagcaataaaagttCATTGAtcatcaaatataataaaatattaatgataCATTCTTCATCTAAATTTAAAGTATATTTATGATTGATTTGGTTTGATTTCTGATTTAATTAAGATcgaattgatattttattttatataaacacAAACCAATATGTCCagttttatacaaaaaaaaatcaaaccaatccAATGATTACTTcgatcgatttttttttttcgttttttatttcaCTCTTAATAGTGTGATTGAGGTGGCATATGCCATTGGAGGAGGATCAGGTtataagaagagagagaaagatgagcggaagaaaaagaagaaaaaaaaacacaaaaaaaaaaccttggtAACATTGGATAAACTAATATAAAATTCGAATAACTAGGGTCCGTTTGATTTTACTTgaaaaaatttttttaaaaaaaacatcatttttatttaaacacttcttataaaaattattgaaattatatttaaaaaaatattttaaatagtagTCAAACtccatttttttccaaaatgacttatttttaaaattaagcatctAAAATGCATTATAGAAATGTTTATGGGTTAGATTAGGTTGGGTTTAAGGACATTTTAGACCAAACTCAATTGTTCGAATTATGAATTTCTTCAAtctaaataactcttattaaaaaaaacccaacccaatcatgaaatatttggattgggttggtttcagatcatttatttaaatgtttattctaaaaagtaaaatgttaatatgtaaaaatttgatttaattattttcatatattgaactaaaatttcaatttcaatttcaatttatataatgcaaAATTTCTTTGCAATGtgctaaaaactatttttaggaGCTGTTGGAGAATAAATACAAAACATAAAGGAATTAAATGAAaccataaaataaatatatgtatatataatcgTATCataagtttaaatatatatatatatattttttaaattaatgataAGCTCAAGCTGGTTCTGATTGGTTTTGATTATTTAGGAGAactcatgaaccaacccaacccataaagttttcatttatttgaactcaacccaacctaaaTGAACTGATAACTCGATCCAAGAGTTGGATTtagttgattgatttttttggatcatcagattttttgaacacccctaatgcATTCAAAACGCGCTTTAATGCTTtaccaaaaaaaatattagtcAATTACTTATCaactttaatttattattttaaattttaaattttagaactaaagtgttttatcttaaaaaattttttttttaaaaaaaaaaccttagatAAGAAACGTCCTTCACATGTTTTTGGAATAGATTCCGGTATTTTGTTGGGATTTGGATTTTTTCTTAGGAGTTcacacttttttcttttttaatatgatcattttgaaatttaatataatttatctatatgattgatttgataatttatcttttttttttttagttttctaataTGATCAttggggtgttcaaaaaatccgataatctaaaaaattcagactatccaacccaaaatataatggttgggttggattgagttgaattaaactttattttatttttgttgagtTAGGTTGAATCATGaattggctaaaaaaaatttaagttgattCAACTCAAtctgaattttatatatattaataaaatacatatatatatttctctttgtttaaagtttgattattttgtattaattaatttgtaaatttttttttaaaaaaaattaaattgttatagtatttgtctttgtttaaagtttacaataaatataatagataattggtatttaatatttgaattttgtgagattttaggCATGggttgtatataaattttgaGTCATTTGAATTACCAATTTGACCAACTCAATCAAAAAACACtttcaactcaatccaaccaAAACCAATCCATGTACACCCCTAATGATCATTTTGGAGtaaatttaaggtttaaataaAGTTGTcctctatattttttattttacttaatttttttcccttgattttaatctctatacttttgatatatttattttaattttgttcttttaaaaaataaccattttggtcctttcatttttatttttatatcattttttagaaatcaaaatggtacttttttttaagttgaagaacgaaaatgaatcaaagttaAAGTGCACgaaccaaaatgaatattttgatgAGATAtgtatcaaaataaaaaatatagagaccaaaataggtttttttttttttttttttacacgtGTAgagaacaaaataaattaaagcaAGCAAATATAGGGACGAAggtaatatttaaatctaaatttaaatatcattttaccTAAAATTTAGCAATTGGACAGTAGTGAGACGTACCTGAATTCCGGTGGGTATTCCGGCCATTGATTGGTCCAATGAGTCAACTCGTCGTCATCAGGCTCCGGCGACGCCGGAACGACGGTCGGATCCGCCACCATGAAATCAAACACCTCCTTCCAATCTCTGACATTCTTGGTCAACTCCGTATCAAAATAGCCGGTCACAACCCCTTCGTCTCTCCTCACTTTCCTCTTCTCTTCCAAACTCTGCCCGAAAAATTCCCGGGCAGTGGCCTCTATCCGCCGCCGCTTCTCGGACGGGACGCCGTGGTTGACCACCAGAAAGAATCCCCACTCCGAGGAAGCAGAGGCGATTTGTCGGACTAGATCGTCGGGAAAATCCCCACCGGGGGAGTTGAAGATGGGAGAGAGGTCGATGGTGGGAATACCATCGGCTTCGGAGACGGCGAGCTTGGGGCGGTGCTCTGGAGCTTGGATGAAAGCCTTATCGAAATCCTCAAGAGCTCCCATGGCGGATAAAAATTTTGAAGGAGATTTTGGGAGAGAGTGAATGTGGATGGAAATATGGAGAATGTGAATTAAGTTTTGGTTGGGCCTAGAACTCCatcttataaataaataatggtaaGAGATATTGTATAGAATGGTTAACAATATACCTCgagttttgtttcattttagcAAGTTAGTCCAACACGTCTAGTGGGATCTGAGAACATGATAGTATTTAATGTCTTCAAATATATGTTTGGCAATagattcattttaatttaaaaaaaaaattgtttaaaattgttttataataCATTTATAAACTGTAACTACCCATTAAATGTTAGGTTGAAATTGTAgtgtaattattattttataatatcatataattaatttataatattatttcataaatattttaatttaagaaaaatgatttGACTTTACCAtatgaaattatatatttattaatactTTTATCTTTTAAACATAATTCTACATTTTgccattttaaattcaaattttagacAAACTGACAAAATAAAAGGTGCACTATTTGatcataaaaattgaaaattgttttcaaactagAATCTAGATTGTCGACTAAATATATATCCACTAAAGCATAGAAGAGAATCTATATTGCATACCTAACGAACGTTAAGTTTTTTTATATTCTACTTACATCATCACATGGTCAAATTATTGAACCAAATATTTAAAGCACGTGTGATGGCCGTTGACGTTACTCATTTTTCTTAATACTCACTCTTACTTCCTCGCTCACAATGACTTGAATCAATCATAGTATGTTGTATGTATACACTTTTATTGAGAAAAACTGACCATGACCGCAACCaccatttcaaatcaatttaaagaTATGtgatttacaattttttttttttttttaacataaccCAAAACACTCTCACATCACactcttaaaaaaaacacaaatctaGGAAGCTCCAAGTCTGAGTATTTTTCACTCTAACTTTATAACTGTCCTGGAATCATCCAAGACATTTCCACAAATCAAGTACATACATAAACATCCATTTTTAGGGTTGGTTTTGGTTATGTTGTTCAAGATTGTCTGAATTGTTTCATTCATCTGATAGTCAAAAAATGAGAGAATGCTTCTTTCAGTTATTTTAGAGAAACATATTTTAGGTTTTGAATCTAGTTTCTAAATTTCACAATGTTATATTgttatatctaatttttttagtttagtttcTAGTTGatcactaaattttaaaatgatgcATTTTTATAAGTTTTGTGTTAGTTATCAAAACTAACAGTAAGGATATTTTCGAATTATTTTTAgaagtttaagaatatttttgaaatttttgaaagttcaaagatatttttttatacaaagtataaagtttgggaatattttgtataatttaactttaattatatttgtCGGTAATAATGTTATAAATTTTAGAACTAATTTTTAGAATTGAATTGATAAATCTATTTCTCTGGAAATTGTTTGTATTCtacattttcacttttttttcatttgacaATTTTACGCATATATTTAAACTATCCGTTGCAATGTAtttttttaccttttatttaaaaaatgattcaactattaaactttcaaaacttTTAATATTCCACCCTTTATTATTAGCTATTGTTAGGGATGTTTTTAGATCGGATGGTATAATTGATATTTAGAAACgacaaaatcaagaaaaaaacgTGATACGAATTGAAAGTGTAACTAAAGACCGAAATGGACCTAAGAAAAGGGTATGGCTTAAGCCTGGTCCAAGATAGAGGAGGCATGTTTTATGCATGTCCCAACCCAAAGTTGTAATTTATGCCCAAGATATAGTCTAAGGAAGACACTCAATCTCAGCCAACTCGAGATTGACCCTTGTCAAACACCTAACGATACATATTTTATGCATACCCCTGCCGAAAGTAATATTTTAGGCCCAAGATATAGTCTAAGGAATACACTTGGTCTCGGTTAGGCCGAGGCCGACCCTAGCCAAATACAAAATCAGGCACACCCCTTGATCCGGTTGATTATCTAATTATCTTAAAGCGATTTGGAAACCCTAGATAACACTCTAGGTcaactttttctataaatatataattataacttCATCTGAGGTTACTTAAGTCTTACTCTCAAACTCTCTCTAACTTCCACACTCTTTCACTTTCTGACTAAGCATTAGAGTGTATGTGGTAAGCACCACATTAGTatgtaaatttcttcttttacaAGTCATATTCTTCTCTTTTTCAAACAAATTCACTATTGGTATCACGTGAAGGTCAGGTGAGTTCTCCTCAGTCTAAAATTTGACATTAACAAtcataattaaacataaaatcataaattttaccaataattaaacaaactttttattttaagctttttcctaaatttaactTTTTCATATCATTGTCATTTGCCgactttataatttataattattgtcaacTAATTTATGTTATTAGTTTTGTGTATTTATCCCATTCAAATGTTTTAAATTCCAACTTTTtcactttatttttctttgtcagTTTTACGATTGTATTTACGTGATtgtcaaattaagtataattcaaaagatatacaatatgtaataacaatggagagatttatgttttcaatctctttttttttattgtactaaaaagtatatttacatGATTAGTTgtaatgattttttaaacttttatttgtatttatttttaaaatgtaattaatcTACGTGTCAGATAATCTAtaatatttgaaagaaaaaaaaaattgaactataTTATCCTTTGTCGAATTTAGAATTTACAAAAACATGCCGTCCATAATTGATTACtaaataattactaaataatatattaaattaaattcgcTTAATCACATTTAAGTAGTTGGACTCTACCATCCTTCCCTCTCATGCTTATCTTCACATCCCTCTCTCAATTTCACTTTCCAGTCTCATATATATCTTTCATCCATTCAAATTCACTCCATCCACTTGCCTAAAAATAagtcaatatttttttaccatatataattgattttttctcaaaaaatattgtaattaaagtgtgtgGTGGGAGAATCGAACtagtataaatattataggtTGAGCTACATTCTTATTCACATAATTGAATCATTTCACTTAATCACATAAATATCATaattaagagaaatttattatcatttaattatattaaattatttaatatcagAAGTGATAGAATCTCAAGAGTCTACAATATTTTCATTTCATATACCTATAAAATGGCTTTTTCTTACCCTTTTTTTCTTATCATAAGGGaggttttctttttcatcttcttcatttttgtAACTTTCTCTTCTCtatggtttattttttttttatttaagaggTTAATTTATTAACTATTCTAGCAGACTATTGGTCTTTTCAATTATTGAAGCAGTATTCTTTAACAGTCTTCAAACTCGTGAGggttatatgtatgtatgtatgtgtatatgTTGGGTATTTATTATGAAAAGTAGTGAAACATTTgaatattgaaatataaacaaataaatttaattatgtatattaaattcaaagtttagaaattttcaaattagatAGAAACTTTAAATTAGATGTTGttcatgtacaaatttaacatatatgaaagttaaatatgtagttttttcaatttgaatgagttatgtttgattttggttaagtaataacttaattgagtgaaatttgactaatgttttaatttttgtatttatttga comes from the Benincasa hispida cultivar B227 chromosome 5, ASM972705v1, whole genome shotgun sequence genome and includes:
- the LOC120077545 gene encoding protein DMR6-LIKE OXYGENASE 2-like, whose product is MGALEDFDKAFIQAPEHRPKLAVSEADGIPTIDLSPIFNSPGGDFPDDLVRQIASASSEWGFFLVVNHGVPSEKRRRIEATAREFFGQSLEEKRKVRRDEGVVTGYFDTELTKNVRDWKEVFDFMVADPTVVPASPEPDDDELTHWTNQWPEYPPEFREACEEYVEELEKLGHKLMELIAVSLGLPAKRFRDYFKEQTSFVRLNHYPSCPSPELALGVGRHKDPSVLTVLAQDDVGGLEVKRKRDGEWVRVKPVPDSYVVNVGDITQVWSNEKYESVEHRAMVNSKKERYSIAFFFNPSHSTIIEPLEELINPQNPLKYKSFTYGKFLANRKRSNFKKLNVENIQISHFKITH